One Paenibacillus crassostreae DNA segment encodes these proteins:
- a CDS encoding response regulator transcription factor, with translation MFRVILVDDEMYTRKGLMKLIDWEACGFQVVGEADNGEDALELIKDIQPELVITDIRMPVLDGLELIRRVTEEGIADPMFIILSGYDDFNYAQKALRYGVHDFILKPVDEIEFAATLQILREKLTSDRANRDLENNLLTGAMIEALILDHPDDAFLAEWEDRLMLKEVKGLYYMFAEMNDTHLSSEVGTSLSLSGFKETLQRTLQQITGGGQPFYLHEHRSRIGFIVPDSIIEIFQGEVRAFAETLLQHLKKETELRIFLYAGCKVECLADIRDSYRSAKEVLQYKYMHDDTGIVIHEGTLPTLQYISLDDGVYKQLVEQIEEMAFDKLDHTIKMMFANFRDKCYAPEAVKMNIHQCVMIIVKTMNEMGGDEQEISTLDKLLNWNDLNLSLSELRNVFAVFAEESGQYIAELRKKKHSGDIQKIRAYIESHYQENISLKSIAAQFYVNPVYLGQLFKKTYGVYFNDFLQQLRMNEAKRLLRQTDLRIYEVSERIGFGNSDYFVTKFEKMEGMTPSEYRNSLNKGGVHEDK, from the coding sequence ATGTTTAGAGTTATTCTAGTAGATGATGAAATGTATACCCGTAAGGGGTTAATGAAATTGATAGACTGGGAAGCCTGCGGCTTTCAGGTTGTAGGAGAAGCAGATAATGGCGAGGATGCTTTGGAACTGATTAAGGACATTCAACCTGAGTTAGTGATTACGGATATTCGTATGCCTGTGCTTGATGGACTTGAACTAATTCGTAGGGTCACTGAGGAAGGTATAGCGGATCCCATGTTTATTATACTTAGTGGATATGATGATTTCAATTATGCTCAAAAGGCCTTGAGATATGGAGTACATGATTTTATTCTAAAGCCCGTAGACGAAATTGAGTTTGCAGCAACGCTTCAAATATTAAGAGAAAAACTAACGAGTGATCGTGCGAATCGTGATCTGGAGAACAATTTATTGACAGGTGCGATGATAGAGGCGCTTATTCTAGACCATCCTGACGATGCATTCTTAGCTGAATGGGAAGATCGGTTGATGTTGAAGGAAGTAAAAGGTCTATATTATATGTTTGCTGAGATGAACGATACTCATCTTTCTAGTGAAGTGGGAACTTCTCTAAGTCTATCAGGGTTTAAGGAGACACTACAACGGACACTACAACAGATCACAGGAGGAGGACAGCCCTTTTATTTGCATGAGCATCGTAGTCGTATAGGTTTTATTGTCCCAGATAGTATTATAGAAATCTTCCAAGGAGAGGTCCGAGCCTTCGCGGAGACCCTGCTTCAACATCTTAAGAAGGAAACAGAATTGAGAATTTTCCTATATGCCGGATGTAAGGTAGAATGCTTAGCGGACATTCGTGATTCGTATCGAAGTGCCAAGGAAGTACTTCAATACAAATATATGCATGATGACACGGGTATTGTTATACATGAAGGAACGCTGCCAACACTTCAATATATTAGTCTCGATGATGGCGTATATAAGCAACTGGTTGAACAGATTGAGGAGATGGCATTTGATAAGCTAGATCATACGATTAAGATGATGTTCGCTAATTTTCGGGATAAGTGTTATGCACCAGAAGCAGTTAAGATGAATATTCATCAATGCGTCATGATTATCGTAAAAACGATGAATGAAATGGGTGGCGATGAACAAGAGATCTCTACTTTAGATAAGCTGCTGAACTGGAATGACTTAAATCTTTCCCTTAGTGAGCTAAGAAATGTATTTGCGGTATTTGCGGAGGAGAGTGGACAGTATATCGCCGAACTTCGTAAGAAGAAGCACAGTGGTGACATCCAAAAGATACGAGCATATATTGAATCGCACTATCAGGAGAATATCAGTCTTAAATCTATTGCAGCCCAATTCTATGTGAATCCGGTGTATTTAGGGCAATTGTTTAAGAAGACATATGGGGTGTACTTTAACGATTTCTTGCAACAATTAAGAATGAATGAAGCTAAAAGATTGTTACGGCAGACGGATCTGCGGATTTACGAAGTAAGTGAACGGATTGGATTTGGCAATAGCGAT
- a CDS encoding glycosyl hydrolase 115 family protein → MFHPKYIRSSMEKNDFQMVHQGKAAHLYVASTEEPGITRAAHDLCKDITRITQQSTRLINQLSDSEETAHVIIIGTIGHSPVIDQLIADGKVDTCGVANQWESFVIQTVMNPQPGIESALVIAGSDKRGTIFGIYDISENIGVSPWHWWADVPPNQQNNLYVIPGIYKQGTPSVKYRGIFLNDEGPSLMAWGRSNYQELNHDFYASIFELLLRLKANYLWPAMWDNTFHEDDPLNPEIADYYGIVIGTSHHEPMLRPHGDWKKHRQGPWDYSINDEVLYRFWEEGIARSRDFETIVTLGMRGDGDEAMGGHLSFEEKIQLLQHVVEDQREIIANQMDKDITQVPQLWALYKEVQDYYEHGMRVPDDITLLWSDDNHGNLRRVPTEEERTRSGGAGIYYHLDYVGGPRSYKWLNTVPIQKIWEQMHKAYEYGADRIWILNVGDLKPMEFPLEYFLRMAWNIEHFTKDNFHPYTLQWVIAQFGVEYADEITDLIERYTKYNGRLKPELLNAVELYSSIHYKEAEIVVSEFRDITTKAEALFEQLPGHLQDAFFQLVLFPVKASAQVLELQMRAERSKLYAKQGRIIANVEARAVELLFEADRELTFDYNKRLSLGKWDHMMDQTHIGYTYWNHPPHHIMPEVGRVEEREGSEMGIAVEGSVHVWPANDHDDLCKLPEFDVFTQEKRYFDIFNKCSSPFKYSVKVNMPWIKVSSEEGQVYNQRRIWVDIDWETAPKGEAIAATITVIGAYQVKVNIEVSISNPVTPSRESLSGHIESNGYISIEAEHYSRKLSANGADWERIAGYGRTLSSMAVFPVTTSCTNSPEPATSPRVEYQVYVVQPGELTVELLLAPSNDFVPGMGLRIGVSFDNGPVQICDAIQRMPDGSFHEKDWEKSVILNIRTALSTHHIAETGYHTLTVWMVDPIVVLQKIVIHHGVLESSYLGPPESYYGGKQADSKVQESEPSFDPVSIPGIISLPAEEAECIDIFVEESGIYEVLLAGDGDSDGNGNSKYDDDADTADQVNSNSAVSILLKCDGHDVSVPIGYGLDGNNSRTLSTERIVLEAGEHVLEVLSGEGCVAPKELVLRLISPDVLSVRPSLRRGSLLPHKPLIAQIGIINKDSYFSHQYAITVSLYAEDGSLIDQTSLINTIAVSGEEMHQLCLSAIDHSNVYKLKVAITMDGQTRGYESDWTL, encoded by the coding sequence ATGTTTCATCCTAAATATATTCGTTCATCTATGGAGAAGAATGATTTCCAAATGGTTCACCAAGGGAAGGCTGCTCATCTCTACGTAGCTTCGACGGAAGAGCCTGGTATAACACGAGCAGCACATGATCTATGTAAGGATATTACACGGATTACACAGCAATCGACGAGACTCATCAATCAACTGTCTGATTCTGAAGAAACAGCTCATGTAATTATCATCGGAACCATCGGCCATTCACCTGTCATTGACCAACTCATAGCAGATGGGAAAGTTGACACTTGCGGCGTGGCTAACCAATGGGAGTCTTTTGTGATTCAGACGGTCATGAACCCACAACCGGGCATAGAATCTGCACTCGTCATCGCTGGAAGCGATAAGAGAGGCACGATCTTTGGTATCTATGATATTTCCGAGAATATTGGCGTATCTCCATGGCATTGGTGGGCAGATGTTCCACCGAACCAACAGAACAACCTATATGTCATTCCTGGTATCTATAAACAAGGAACACCATCGGTGAAGTATCGCGGTATCTTCTTGAACGATGAAGGTCCGTCGCTTATGGCATGGGGTCGTTCCAACTATCAAGAGTTGAATCATGATTTTTATGCGAGCATATTTGAGCTACTCCTACGTCTTAAAGCAAATTATCTATGGCCCGCGATGTGGGACAACACCTTCCATGAGGATGATCCTCTGAACCCTGAAATAGCTGATTATTATGGAATTGTCATCGGTACATCTCATCATGAACCGATGCTGCGACCACATGGTGATTGGAAGAAACATCGTCAAGGTCCTTGGGATTATTCTATCAATGATGAAGTGTTGTATCGATTCTGGGAGGAAGGCATAGCACGTAGTCGCGACTTTGAGACCATCGTCACACTTGGTATGCGCGGAGATGGCGACGAAGCGATGGGCGGGCATTTGTCTTTTGAAGAGAAGATTCAATTACTGCAACATGTTGTGGAAGATCAGCGCGAAATCATTGCTAATCAGATGGATAAAGATATAACGCAGGTCCCTCAACTATGGGCCCTATATAAAGAAGTGCAAGATTATTATGAGCATGGGATGAGAGTTCCAGATGATATCACTTTACTGTGGTCAGACGATAATCATGGCAATCTACGAAGAGTACCCACAGAGGAAGAACGTACTCGCTCGGGTGGGGCAGGTATATATTATCACTTAGACTATGTGGGTGGCCCTCGTTCTTACAAATGGCTCAACACTGTTCCGATTCAGAAAATATGGGAGCAAATGCACAAAGCCTATGAATATGGGGCGGATCGCATATGGATTCTTAATGTTGGTGACCTGAAGCCTATGGAATTCCCACTGGAATATTTCCTGCGTATGGCTTGGAATATAGAACATTTCACGAAGGATAACTTCCATCCGTATACCCTCCAATGGGTAATAGCTCAGTTCGGGGTGGAATATGCCGATGAAATCACCGACTTAATAGAACGGTATACCAAATATAACGGGCGCTTAAAACCGGAGTTATTGAATGCAGTCGAGCTTTACAGTTCTATTCACTATAAAGAGGCCGAGATTGTTGTTTCGGAATTCCGGGATATTACGACCAAGGCAGAGGCATTATTCGAGCAGCTTCCTGGGCATTTACAAGATGCCTTCTTCCAACTGGTATTATTCCCTGTGAAGGCTTCAGCTCAGGTACTTGAGCTCCAGATGCGTGCTGAGAGAAGTAAACTCTATGCCAAGCAAGGACGGATTATAGCAAATGTAGAAGCACGTGCAGTCGAGCTTCTATTCGAAGCAGATCGAGAGCTCACTTTCGACTATAACAAACGATTATCGCTGGGCAAATGGGATCATATGATGGACCAGACGCATATCGGATATACGTATTGGAATCACCCTCCACATCACATCATGCCAGAGGTTGGCCGTGTAGAAGAGCGTGAAGGATCAGAGATGGGAATAGCTGTGGAAGGATCTGTGCATGTATGGCCAGCGAATGACCATGATGACCTTTGCAAATTGCCTGAATTTGATGTGTTTACGCAGGAGAAAAGGTATTTTGACATCTTCAACAAGTGCTCATCACCCTTTAAATACAGTGTTAAAGTCAATATGCCTTGGATTAAAGTGTCCTCAGAGGAAGGACAAGTGTACAACCAGCGGCGCATTTGGGTAGACATTGATTGGGAGACCGCTCCAAAGGGTGAAGCTATTGCCGCTACTATTACAGTTATTGGTGCATATCAAGTCAAAGTCAACATAGAGGTGTCTATTTCCAATCCTGTAACCCCGTCACGAGAATCGCTCAGTGGGCATATCGAAAGTAATGGATATATATCAATAGAAGCAGAACATTACAGTCGTAAGCTATCTGCGAATGGTGCAGATTGGGAGCGGATCGCTGGTTACGGTCGTACCCTCTCCTCGATGGCAGTCTTCCCTGTGACGACATCTTGTACGAATTCACCAGAACCAGCTACTTCCCCACGTGTAGAATATCAGGTGTATGTCGTTCAGCCAGGCGAGCTAACAGTGGAATTATTGTTGGCACCATCGAATGATTTCGTTCCAGGAATGGGGTTACGAATAGGCGTCTCCTTCGACAATGGACCCGTGCAAATATGTGATGCTATACAACGGATGCCAGATGGGTCATTCCATGAGAAGGATTGGGAAAAGAGTGTCATTCTTAATATCCGCACAGCGCTTAGTACACATCACATCGCCGAAACAGGATACCATACCCTAACCGTATGGATGGTTGACCCGATTGTAGTACTACAGAAGATCGTTATCCATCATGGTGTTCTTGAGTCTAGTTATCTCGGACCTCCTGAGAGCTACTATGGCGGGAAGCAGGCTGATTCGAAGGTGCAAGAAAGTGAACCATCCTTCGATCCAGTGTCTATACCGGGTATAATCTCCCTTCCAGCAGAGGAAGCAGAGTGTATTGATATATTCGTTGAGGAATCAGGAATATATGAAGTGTTGCTGGCTGGGGATGGCGATAGTGATGGTAATGGGAATAGCAAATACGATGATGATGCGGATACCGCTGACCAAGTGAATAGCAATAGCGCCGTTAGCATTTTGTTAAAATGCGATGGACATGACGTTTCTGTTCCGATCGGTTATGGCTTAGATGGAAATAATAGTAGGACTCTTTCAACGGAGCGCATTGTATTAGAAGCTGGCGAACATGTACTTGAGGTGCTGTCGGGTGAAGGATGTGTTGCTCCGAAAGAGCTTGTCCTTCGATTAATCTCGCCTGATGTTCTAAGTGTACGACCATCGTTACGAAGAGGAAGCTTGCTTCCGCACAAGCCTCTTATTGCACAGATCGGAATCATCAATAAGGATTCTTACTTTAGCCACCAATATGCCATAACTGTATCTTTGTATGCAGAGGATGGCTCTTTAATAGATCAGACGAGCCTTATCAATACGATTGCCGTGAGCGGAGAAGAGATGCATCAACTATGCCTTTCTGCAATAGATCACAGTAATGTATATAAATTGAAGGTTGCCATCACGATGGATGGTCAGACAAGAGGATATGAATCAGATTGGACACTTTAA